Proteins encoded in a region of the Acidobacteriota bacterium genome:
- a CDS encoding dienelactone hydrolase, translating into MIPLLRSFWLALAASATLAAQLYNPLALQGAARPEPRDLVVRDDGRKRDIPVLVYLPPGQSAAPVVLFSHGLGGARTGSAFLGRHWAARGYVAVFLQHKGSDESVWQDVAPLRRLGVMRRAANAENYLLRAQDVKAVLDELTSWNGDAGHPLRGRLDMTRVGMSGHSFGGVTTQAVSGQSSNVPTLRLTDARIKAAIVMSPSVPAAGNPQAAFGKVAIPWFLMTGTRDESLIGGATVESRLQVFPALPPGNKYELVLFDGQHSAFTDRDLPGDRVERNPNHHKVIMALSTAFWDAFLRQDAAARAWLDGDGGLGVLEAKDRFKRK; encoded by the coding sequence ATGATCCCTCTACTGAGAAGCTTCTGGCTCGCTCTAGCGGCATCCGCAACACTCGCCGCGCAACTCTACAATCCGCTCGCGCTCCAGGGTGCGGCGCGGCCTGAGCCTCGTGATCTCGTCGTGCGAGACGATGGGCGCAAGAGAGATATTCCGGTGCTCGTGTATTTGCCTCCGGGCCAGAGTGCGGCGCCTGTCGTGCTGTTCAGCCACGGCCTGGGAGGCGCGCGAACGGGCTCGGCGTTCCTCGGACGGCATTGGGCGGCACGGGGATACGTCGCCGTATTTCTTCAGCACAAGGGAAGCGACGAGTCGGTCTGGCAGGATGTGGCGCCCCTTCGACGCCTGGGAGTCATGCGACGCGCGGCCAACGCCGAAAATTACCTGCTGCGGGCCCAGGATGTGAAGGCCGTGCTGGACGAACTGACGAGCTGGAACGGGGACGCCGGCCACCCATTGCGCGGCCGGCTGGACATGACGCGCGTCGGGATGTCGGGCCACTCGTTTGGTGGGGTGACCACTCAGGCGGTGAGCGGACAGTCGAGCAATGTTCCGACGCTCCGCCTGACCGATGCTCGCATCAAGGCCGCCATCGTGATGAGCCCCAGTGTGCCTGCGGCCGGCAACCCACAGGCTGCTTTCGGGAAGGTCGCCATTCCCTGGTTCCTGATGACAGGCACGCGAGATGAGTCGTTGATTGGTGGGGCCACGGTCGAGTCGCGGCTCCAGGTGTTTCCGGCGCTCCCGCCCGGCAACAAGTACGAACTCGTGCTGTTCGACGGCCAGCACTCGGCGTTCACCGATCGCGATCTGCCCGGCGATCGCGTGGAGCGAAACCCGAATCACCACAAAGTCATCATGGCCCTGAGCACCGCTTTCTGGGATGCCTTCCTCCGCCAGGACGCCGCCGCCAGGGCATGGCTAGATGGCGACGGGGGGCTTGGGGTGCTCGAAGCCAAGGACCGCTTTAAGCGCAAATGA
- a CDS encoding SDR family oxidoreductase → MIEDAIDAALLARLRATVETLESIAADRRLLAALTPDERKRLLIAVGAVYIPDQAARRRMVKAVTRLRKVERIQRDEHVRGETGIRELRRKPVFTTPNFFPPPATEQGEPIDGSGAEAKTHLADERHCYACKTHFTEVHHFYDQLCPPCAEFNFRKRTELADLTGRVALLTGGRVKIGYQAGLKLLRAGAHLIVTTRFPRDSAMRYASEPDFEQWGHRLEVFGLDLRHTPSVEAFCREMLSTRSRLDFIVNNACQTVRRPPEFYAHMMEGENAALHTMPEHVRRLVGAYEGLRGYHLLPEAPQGALATSLSDVAGLTHAAALSQVALLPEELQAQKSLFPQGRLDQDLQQVDLRDRNSWRLLMDEVPAVELLEVHLVNAVAPFVLNARLKPLMLCTDNRDKHIVNVSAVEGQFYRSFKTTRHPHTNMAKAALNMMTRTAAADYQTDGIHMNSVDTGWVTDEDPVEVAARKTAEHRFHPPLDIVDGAARIVDPIITGINTGVHVWGQFLKDYKPTNW, encoded by the coding sequence ATGATTGAAGACGCCATCGACGCGGCGTTGCTTGCCCGCCTGCGGGCCACGGTCGAGACTCTTGAGTCGATTGCCGCCGACCGCCGACTGCTGGCAGCGCTGACGCCCGACGAACGCAAGCGCCTCCTCATCGCCGTGGGCGCGGTCTACATTCCCGATCAGGCCGCACGCCGCCGGATGGTGAAGGCGGTCACGCGCCTCCGCAAGGTCGAGAGAATCCAGCGCGACGAACACGTGCGCGGGGAGACGGGAATTCGCGAACTGCGCCGCAAACCGGTGTTCACCACGCCGAACTTCTTCCCGCCGCCAGCCACTGAACAGGGCGAGCCCATCGACGGGTCAGGCGCAGAAGCCAAAACGCATCTGGCAGACGAGCGTCACTGTTACGCGTGCAAGACCCACTTCACCGAGGTCCACCACTTCTACGATCAGCTTTGCCCGCCGTGCGCCGAGTTCAACTTCCGGAAGCGCACGGAGCTGGCCGACCTGACTGGACGCGTGGCTCTACTGACCGGTGGCCGCGTCAAGATCGGCTACCAGGCCGGCCTCAAGTTGCTGCGCGCCGGCGCGCACCTGATTGTCACCACCCGGTTCCCGCGTGACTCGGCCATGCGCTACGCGAGCGAGCCTGACTTTGAGCAATGGGGCCATCGGCTGGAAGTGTTTGGCCTCGATCTTCGCCACACGCCGTCGGTGGAAGCGTTCTGCCGCGAGATGCTCTCCACCCGCTCCCGCCTCGACTTCATCGTCAACAACGCGTGCCAGACCGTGCGCCGGCCGCCCGAGTTCTACGCGCACATGATGGAAGGCGAAAACGCTGCGCTGCACACGATGCCCGAGCATGTTCGCAGGCTCGTGGGCGCGTATGAGGGACTGCGCGGGTATCACCTGTTGCCCGAAGCGCCCCAGGGAGCCCTGGCGACGAGCCTCTCTGATGTTGCGGGTCTCACACACGCAGCCGCCCTGTCGCAGGTCGCGCTGTTGCCAGAGGAACTGCAGGCCCAGAAGAGTCTCTTTCCGCAGGGCCGGCTCGACCAGGACCTGCAACAGGTTGACCTGCGCGATCGCAACTCGTGGCGGTTGCTGATGGACGAAGTGCCGGCAGTGGAACTGCTCGAAGTGCATCTCGTGAACGCGGTGGCGCCGTTTGTGCTCAACGCGCGTCTGAAGCCACTGATGCTGTGCACCGACAACCGCGACAAACACATCGTGAACGTCTCGGCGGTCGAAGGGCAGTTTTATCGGAGCTTCAAGACCACCCGCCATCCCCACACGAACATGGCGAAGGCGGCGCTCAACATGATGACGCGTACCGCCGCCGCTGATTATCAGACCGACGGCATCCACATGAACAGTGTGGACACTGGCTGGGTGACCGACGAGGATCCGGTGGAAGTGGCGGCGCGCAAAACCGCCGAACACCGCTTCCATCCCCCACTCGACATCGTCGACGGCGCCGCCCGCATCGTCGATCCCATCATCACGGGCATCAACACCGGCGTTCACGTGTGGGGACAGTTCTTGAAGGACTACAAGCCAACGAACTGGTGA
- a CDS encoding carbohydrate binding family 9 domain-containing protein yields the protein MTLPYLLMLALAQAAMPPQTPATVDGAGSPTFSIPRVEETVVIDGRLDEPAWSKAARLTGFSEYRPVDSQRASERTEVLVWYSPEALHFGIIAHDSDPSSVRATQADRDNLDREDSVRIYLDTFNDRRRAFVFGVNPLGAQEDGVQTEGAFSAGRTFGGVVDLSPDYQFDSRGQLTPEGYVVEVRIPFKSLRYPSADQVKWGINVLRKTQRTGREDTWTDAKRVASFLGQTGTMTGLYEMKRGVVTEVQPFVTGATNGTRQADGRFSRSGVDIEPGVNVRLGFTNLSLDATVNPDFSQVESDAAQVTVNERFALFFAEKRPFFLEGIELFATPGQLVYTRRIADPIAGAKFTGKVGRTGLAFLSAMDEAGPDWTWVNLARIRRDVGRDSLAGVTYTDRTADGGSNRVLAADARIVFKQLYYVLGQVGGSWTDNGSGAVSAPMWNIEADRTARTWGFHYKLGGLGEGFEAASGFVPRNNIVEFQAFNRLSYYGKRGSLVEGITTFAGPTRIWRYADFGKEHAIEGGESLSVTATMRGGWSLSARPARDFVHFDPSGQDEAVTNFSGTFSVTTPVFERFNAKVEVRTGGTAIFAESADGRETRVTTSLGLRPTQSARIEASFVTSRIHRALDDTEFARSTIPRLKAEYQPRRSLFFRVIAEYRSEVRAGETFKGLRTDWLLSFEPTPGTVVFLGYGASQERDPNRFGTEALRRTSDGFFVKLAYQFRR from the coding sequence ATGACACTGCCATACCTGCTCATGCTCGCGTTGGCCCAGGCGGCCATGCCTCCACAGACCCCGGCCACCGTGGATGGCGCCGGGTCTCCTACGTTTTCCATTCCCCGTGTTGAAGAGACCGTGGTCATCGACGGCCGGCTGGATGAGCCGGCTTGGTCGAAGGCCGCCAGGCTCACGGGTTTCTCCGAATACCGTCCTGTAGACAGCCAGCGGGCCAGTGAACGCACCGAAGTGCTGGTGTGGTATTCACCCGAGGCGCTGCATTTCGGCATCATCGCCCACGACTCGGATCCGTCATCGGTGCGGGCCACGCAGGCCGATCGCGACAACCTCGATCGCGAAGACTCCGTCCGCATCTACCTCGACACGTTCAACGATCGGCGGCGGGCGTTTGTCTTCGGTGTGAATCCCCTGGGCGCGCAGGAAGACGGTGTGCAGACCGAAGGCGCCTTCAGCGCCGGCCGCACCTTTGGCGGCGTCGTAGACCTCAGCCCCGACTATCAGTTCGACTCACGCGGCCAGTTGACGCCTGAGGGATACGTGGTGGAAGTGCGCATCCCGTTCAAGAGCCTCAGGTACCCTTCGGCCGACCAGGTGAAATGGGGCATCAACGTGCTCCGCAAGACCCAGCGCACGGGTCGTGAAGACACGTGGACGGACGCGAAGCGCGTGGCCAGTTTCCTGGGCCAGACCGGCACGATGACCGGGCTGTACGAGATGAAGCGCGGCGTGGTGACCGAAGTGCAGCCCTTCGTCACCGGTGCCACCAACGGCACACGCCAGGCCGATGGGCGGTTCTCGCGCAGCGGCGTGGATATCGAACCGGGCGTCAACGTGCGCCTGGGGTTCACGAACCTCTCTCTGGACGCCACCGTCAATCCAGACTTCAGCCAGGTGGAGTCAGATGCCGCCCAGGTGACGGTCAACGAACGCTTCGCATTGTTCTTCGCCGAGAAGCGCCCATTCTTCCTCGAAGGGATTGAACTGTTCGCGACGCCCGGGCAGTTGGTCTACACGCGGCGCATTGCCGACCCGATTGCGGGCGCCAAATTCACCGGCAAGGTGGGCCGCACGGGGCTCGCATTCCTCTCGGCCATGGACGAAGCCGGACCCGACTGGACATGGGTCAATCTGGCGCGCATCCGTCGCGATGTGGGCCGTGACTCGCTGGCAGGCGTGACCTACACCGATCGCACCGCCGATGGCGGGTCCAATCGGGTGCTGGCCGCCGACGCGCGCATCGTCTTCAAACAGCTCTACTACGTGCTTGGTCAGGTGGGTGGATCGTGGACGGACAACGGCAGCGGCGCCGTGTCGGCGCCGATGTGGAACATCGAGGCCGACCGCACCGCCAGGACATGGGGATTCCACTACAAGCTGGGCGGCCTCGGAGAAGGGTTCGAAGCCGCGTCCGGTTTTGTGCCGCGCAACAACATCGTGGAGTTCCAGGCCTTTAATCGGCTGAGCTACTACGGCAAGCGCGGTTCGCTCGTGGAGGGCATCACGACGTTTGCCGGTCCCACGCGCATCTGGCGATACGCCGATTTCGGCAAGGAGCACGCCATCGAAGGCGGCGAGTCCTTGAGCGTCACGGCGACGATGCGCGGCGGGTGGTCGCTCAGTGCACGGCCTGCACGCGACTTCGTGCACTTTGATCCGAGTGGGCAGGACGAGGCCGTGACCAATTTCAGCGGCACGTTCTCTGTCACCACGCCGGTCTTTGAGAGGTTCAACGCCAAGGTGGAAGTGCGGACCGGCGGCACTGCGATCTTCGCCGAGAGCGCCGATGGCCGCGAAACCCGTGTGACCACCTCGCTGGGACTGCGTCCCACGCAGTCGGCTCGCATCGAAGCGAGCTTTGTGACGTCGCGCATCCACCGGGCACTGGACGACACGGAGTTTGCCAGGTCCACCATTCCGCGGCTCAAGGCCGAGTACCAGCCGCGACGATCGTTGTTCTTCCGTGTGATTGCGGAGTATCGGTCGGAGGTGCGCGCAGGGGAGACGTTCAAGGGACTGCGCACGGACTGGCTGCTGTCCTTTGAGCCGACGCCAGGCACGGTGGTCTTCCTTGGGTATGGCGCGAGTCAGGAACGTGATCCCAATCGATTTGGTACCGAAGCCCTGCGGCGCACCTCAGACGGGTTCTTTGTGAAGCTGGCGTACCAGTTCAGGCGGTAG
- a CDS encoding NCS1 family nucleobase:cation symporter-1 — protein MPTDDFSRSPLWNPDLAPTPLSARTWTTYNIAALWIGMSVVITTYTLASGLMQQGMTWAQALFTILLGNVIVLIPMVLNAHAGTRYGVSFPVLCRASFGTTGANLPAMLRALVACGWFGIQTWIGGLALDALLTAAWPAWRNLAGSEWIAFAAFWLVQVWIIMRGLEGIRRLESWSAPLLLGGGVALLWWAVGETGGLRAALDGSVRLQQGQTSFWVLFPAALTANVGYWATLSLNIPDFTRYAKSQRSQVLGQAIGLPTTMTLFAFIGVAVTSATVVVFGEAIWDPVVLLTRIGNPGVIIFGALIVLIAQLTTNMAANVVSPANDFSSLSPRRITYVTGGLITAFIGIAMMPWKLYADASAYIFTWLIGYSSLMGAIGGVLIADYWVLRRQQLSVPDLFTVGGRYHYSNGTNWRAVAALVLAILPVAPGFVRAAMTPGGQVPNPGFLDGLYTYAWFVTFALSFVLYLAFMRSERTPMK, from the coding sequence ATGCCCACCGACGATTTCTCGCGCAGCCCGCTCTGGAACCCCGACCTGGCGCCGACGCCGCTGTCAGCGCGCACTTGGACCACCTACAACATCGCCGCGTTGTGGATCGGCATGAGCGTGGTCATCACCACCTACACGCTCGCCTCGGGCCTGATGCAGCAGGGCATGACATGGGCACAGGCGCTGTTCACGATTCTGCTGGGCAACGTCATCGTGCTCATTCCCATGGTGCTCAACGCCCACGCCGGCACCAGGTATGGCGTGTCGTTCCCGGTCTTGTGCCGGGCGAGTTTCGGCACTACGGGCGCGAATCTGCCGGCCATGCTCCGCGCACTTGTGGCATGCGGCTGGTTCGGCATCCAGACCTGGATTGGCGGCCTCGCTCTCGACGCCTTGCTCACGGCAGCCTGGCCGGCCTGGCGAAATCTCGCCGGCAGTGAGTGGATCGCGTTCGCCGCCTTCTGGCTCGTGCAGGTGTGGATCATCATGCGGGGCCTGGAAGGCATCCGCCGCCTGGAGAGTTGGTCCGCGCCTCTGCTGCTGGGCGGCGGTGTGGCGTTGTTATGGTGGGCCGTTGGAGAAACCGGAGGCTTGCGCGCGGCCCTGGATGGTTCCGTCCGGCTCCAGCAAGGCCAAACGTCATTCTGGGTCCTGTTTCCCGCAGCGCTCACCGCCAACGTGGGCTACTGGGCCACGCTGAGCCTCAACATCCCCGACTTCACGCGGTACGCAAAGAGCCAGCGCTCACAGGTACTCGGCCAGGCCATTGGTTTGCCCACCACCATGACCTTATTCGCGTTCATCGGCGTGGCGGTGACGAGCGCGACTGTCGTGGTATTTGGCGAAGCCATCTGGGATCCGGTCGTCCTGCTCACGCGTATCGGCAATCCAGGCGTCATCATCTTCGGCGCGCTGATCGTGCTGATCGCGCAGTTGACGACGAATATGGCTGCCAACGTGGTGTCGCCCGCGAATGATTTTTCCAGCCTGTCGCCAAGGCGCATTACCTATGTCACAGGCGGCCTGATCACGGCGTTCATCGGCATCGCCATGATGCCGTGGAAGCTGTATGCAGACGCGTCGGCCTACATCTTCACGTGGCTCATTGGCTACTCAAGCCTGATGGGCGCCATCGGCGGGGTCCTGATCGCCGACTACTGGGTGCTGCGGCGCCAACAACTGTCGGTGCCCGACCTCTTCACGGTTGGCGGCCGTTACCACTATTCAAATGGCACCAACTGGCGGGCCGTGGCGGCACTCGTGCTGGCAATCCTGCCGGTGGCCCCGGGGTTCGTTCGCGCGGCCATGACGCCAGGAGGACAGGTGCCCAACCCCGGCTTCCTGGACGGCTTGTATACCTACGCGTGGTTTGTCACCTTTGCGTTGAGCTTCGTCTTGTATCTCGCGTTCATGCGCTCGGAGCGCACGCCAATGAAGTGA
- a CDS encoding NAD-dependent dihydropyrimidine dehydrogenase subunit PreA, with protein sequence MAASLGVTFTGLRFENPFLLSSAPPTESESNILRAFDAGWGGVVTKTIGLHPVVNVDGPKTKFLRAMPESPHLSMKRRPGMALHSSWNWELISDKPLDWWAPRIARIKQAHPTRILVASIMAGSGSDEELRHWQTLARTCQDEGADALELNLSCPHMDRLDMGSNIGKDQAQISIVTKVVKEVATVPVWAKLTPSTTDIVVEARGAFLGGADAVVSSNTFPSITLIDPETLEFEMNVDGYTSSGGLGGPAILPQSLAKMAQLTQAFPDGAFSGIGGIAEFAHALNYFLLGCGTVQVCTAAMLDHAIGPNVNASLTGDMLAFMEKRGYSSLDDFRGLRRDRVVTHSHIRRPDAKAYHGGHEAEGYALSPPDKH encoded by the coding sequence ATGGCTGCCTCGCTCGGCGTGACGTTTACCGGCCTGCGGTTCGAGAACCCATTCCTGCTGTCCTCGGCGCCTCCCACCGAATCAGAGAGCAACATCCTGCGCGCGTTTGACGCGGGGTGGGGCGGGGTGGTGACCAAGACCATCGGGCTGCACCCGGTGGTCAATGTGGACGGCCCCAAGACCAAGTTCCTGCGCGCGATGCCCGAGTCGCCACATCTCTCGATGAAGCGACGGCCGGGCATGGCGCTGCACTCGTCGTGGAACTGGGAGCTCATCTCCGACAAGCCGCTCGACTGGTGGGCGCCGCGCATCGCGCGCATCAAGCAGGCGCATCCCACACGCATCCTGGTGGCCTCGATCATGGCCGGCTCCGGCTCAGACGAGGAACTGCGTCACTGGCAGACACTGGCCAGGACGTGCCAGGACGAAGGAGCCGACGCCCTTGAACTCAACTTGTCGTGCCCGCACATGGACCGCCTGGACATGGGCTCGAACATCGGCAAGGACCAGGCGCAGATTTCGATTGTCACCAAGGTCGTCAAGGAAGTGGCCACAGTGCCGGTGTGGGCAAAACTCACGCCCTCCACCACGGACATCGTGGTGGAAGCGCGAGGTGCGTTTCTCGGCGGTGCTGATGCCGTGGTCTCGTCGAACACCTTTCCGTCGATCACGCTGATCGATCCGGAGACGCTCGAGTTCGAGATGAACGTGGACGGCTACACCTCGAGCGGTGGCTTGGGCGGGCCGGCGATCCTGCCGCAGTCGCTGGCCAAGATGGCGCAGCTCACACAGGCGTTCCCCGATGGGGCGTTTTCAGGGATTGGCGGCATCGCCGAGTTCGCCCACGCGCTGAACTACTTCCTGCTCGGTTGCGGCACCGTTCAGGTGTGCACGGCGGCCATGCTCGATCATGCGATTGGGCCGAACGTGAACGCATCGCTCACCGGCGACATGCTCGCATTCATGGAGAAACGTGGTTATTCAAGCCTCGACGATTTCCGCGGCCTGCGCCGCGATCGTGTGGTGACGCACTCCCACATCCGGCGGCCCGACGCCAAGGCGTACCACGGCGGCCATGAAGCGGAAGGCTACGCCCTGTCGCCGCCCGACAAACACTGA
- a CDS encoding helix-turn-helix transcriptional regulator: MKNTLPVLRAEAGWSQQDLADKLGVSRQTVNALERGKYDPSLPLAFKIAQLFGRRIEDVFDPL, encoded by the coding sequence GTGAAGAACACACTTCCCGTACTACGAGCCGAGGCCGGCTGGTCGCAGCAGGACCTGGCGGACAAACTCGGCGTGTCGCGCCAAACGGTCAACGCACTCGAGCGAGGCAAATACGATCCCAGCCTGCCGCTGGCATTCAAGATCGCCCAACTGTTCGGCCGCCGCATCGAAGACGTGTTCGATCCGCTATAG